A single region of the Zonotrichia leucophrys gambelii isolate GWCS_2022_RI chromosome 9, RI_Zleu_2.0, whole genome shotgun sequence genome encodes:
- the STRIT1 gene encoding sarcoplasmic/endoplasmic reticulum calcium ATPase regulator DWORF, whose amino-acid sequence MAEPAQAPLSRLLVPVLLALGWILGCALMVYIVFS is encoded by the coding sequence CCCAGGCCCCGCTGTCCCGCCTGCTTGTGCCCGTGCTGCTGGCGCTGGGCTGgatcctgggctgtgccctcatGGTGTACATTGTCTTCTCCTGA